A window of Microbacterium sp. BK668 genomic DNA:
CTTCGAGGCATCCGCGATTCCCGCAGTGGCACGGCACGTCGGACCCTCGCGCTACCTGCACGTGCCCGATGTCGCCGGCGACTCCCTGGGCTCCGCGCTGCAGCTCGCCGCCGGAGATGACGCCCGCGCCGATGCCCGTGGCGACCTTGACGAACATGAGATGCGTCGTGGCGGGCCACGCCGTCGCGCGCTCGCCGAGGGCCATGATGTTGACGTCGTTGTCGACGAGCACGGGCACCTCCAGGTGCTGCTGCACCCATCCCGGCACGTCGAAGCGGTCCCACCCGGGCATGATCGGGGGATTGACGGGCCGTCCCGTCGAGTGCTCGACCGGCCCCGGCACGCCGATCCCGATTCCGACGAGCGAGCGGATGTCGCGGCCCAGCTCGTCGAGGAGCCCCGTCGCCGCATCGAGCATCCGCGTGAGCACGGGCACCGGGCCTTCCGCCACCGGGAGCTCCTCGCTGCGCTTGCCGAGGATGGCGCCCGTGAGGTCCATGACCGCGACCGTCGTGTGCGACGCCCCGATGTCGGCGGCGAGCACGACCCGCGCGCTCGGGTTGAGAGCGAACTGCGAAGGCGGTCGCCCGCCCGTCGACGCGGCTTCGGCCACCGGCATGATGAGCCCCATGCGCATGAGCTCGTCGACGCGCGCCGCTATGGTCGACCGGGCTAAGCCGGTCGACTTCGCCAGCTGCGCGCGAGTGCGGGGCGTGCCATCCCGCAGCAGCTGGAACAGTTCCATCGCTCCGCTTCCGGCGGCCGACTCGGGGGAGAGGGTGACCACTGCTCGGTCACCTCGCGGCGCCGCGCGGGCGAGAACCCGTCACACGTGTGCATGAATGGATGCCGGACCCCGGCCTCGACGGACGCGTCACGTCGCCCGACCCGTCGGCCTGGCGAACCGCTGCTGCAGAAGCACCGCGACGACGATGATGACGCCCTTGACGACCGCCTGGATCGACGAGTTCAGGTTGTTCTGCACGAACACGTTGGTCAGCGTCGTGAAGATGAGGACGCCGAAGACGGTCCCCGTGATCGTGCCGCGACCGCCCACGAGCAGGGTCCCGCCGACGACCACGGCAGCGATCGCATCGAGCTCCAGGAGCGTGCCGTGGGTCGACGTGCCGGCGGTCGTGCGGCCGAGGAACATGATCCCCGCGATGCCCGCGCAGAGTCCGGAGATCGCGTAGAGCCACATCGTGTGCCGCCTGACGTTGATGCCCGCCAGGCGTGCCGCTTCGCGGTTGCCTCCGATCGCCACGGTGCGGCGGCCGAAGGTGGTGCGGTTGAGCACCACCCATCCGATCGCGGCGACGATCGCGAAGATCCAGATGAGCATGTCGACCCCGATGATGTCGAGGTTCATGAACTCGATGAAGCTGCGGTCCCCGACCTGCAGCGTGCGCCGCTCGGCCAGCACCTCGGCGAGCCCGCGGGCGGCGATCAGCATGGCGAGCGTCGCCATGAAGGCGACGACCTTGCCGTAGGCGATCACGATGCCGTTGATGAGCCCCGCCGCGACGCCCACGAGCAGTGCGATCACGATCATGACAGCCCAGTGGAGCTGGTCGGCGAGATCCTGGATCACGGCGAGGGCCGCGACGACGGATGCGAGCCCGGCGACCGACCCGACCGAGAGGTCGATGCCGCCCGCGGTGATCACGAGGGTCATGCCGATCGCGACGACGCCGAGGATCGACGCCTGCCGCAGGATCGTGAGCGTGTTGCTCACGCTCAGGAAGGTGTCGGGCGCGGTGATCGCACCGACGATGACGAGAAGCAGCAACGCGACGACGAGGCCGAGGTTGCGGCCGATCGATCCCGACAGGAAGCGGCGGAGCCCCGAGGCGCGCTCGGTATCCGGTGCGCCCGCGGGCGGCGGTGCCTCGCTGGCGGTGGGGACGCCGGCTGTTCCCTGCGTTGTCTGCTCGCTCACGCGGCGGTTCCTTTCATGACGAGATCGAGCACGCCGTGCTCATCGATCTGGGCGGCGGGGAGCGTCTGGAGGATGCGGCCGTCGGCGATGACGAGGACCGTGTCGGCGAGGCCGAGCACCTCCTCGATCTCGCTGGAGACGACCACGATGGCGTTGCCGGCGGCGGCCAGTTCGCGGATGAGCGCGTAGATCTCGGCACGCGCGCCGACATCGACGCCTCGCGTGGGCTCGTCCAGCAGCAGCACCTTGGTGCCGTGCACGAGCCATCGCGCGAGCAGGATCTTCTGCTGGTTCCCGCCGGACAGCGTGATCGTGGGACGGTCGGGGTCGGCCGGGCGGAGTTCGAGCGACTCGATCTGCGCCCTGGCTGCGGCCCGCGCGCCCCGCTCATCGAGGAACCCCCCCTTGGCGAACCTTCGCATCGAGGCGAGGGTGACGTTGAAGTAGACGGGCTCGTCGAGCACGAGTCCCTGACTCTTGCGCTCCTCGGGCGACAGGCCGATGCCCGCGTCGACCGCCGCGACCACCGATCCCCGCGGGAGCGTCCTGCCGCCCACCGCGACCGATCCCGCCGTCGACCTGCGCGCTCCATAGACCGTTTCGAGGATCTCGGAGCGGCCCGATCCGACGAGCCCCGCGAGACCGACGATCTCGCCCGCGCGCACCGAGAACGAGACGTCGGCGAACACGCCGGCGAGGCCGAGATCGGCCACCTCGAGAACGACCGGTGCGTCGGCGGCGACGGGCGCGGCGGGCGGGAAGACGTTGGCGACCTCGCGGCCCGTCATGAGCCGGATCAGCTCGGGCGTCGGCGTCCCGGCGACCGGAAGTCCGCTGGCCATCGAACGACCGTCCTTGAGCACCGTGATCCGGTCGCCGATCTGCCGGATCTCCTCGAGGCGATGCGTGATGTAGACGACCGCGATGCCCTCCGCCGTCAATTCCTTCACGACGTGGAAGAGGTTCTTGACCTCCTCGGTGTCGAGCACGGCCGAGGGCTCGTCCATGATGATGAGCTTGATGTCGTGCGACAGCGCGCGCGCCATGCTCACGATCTGCTTGTTCGCCGCACTGAGCGAGCCGACCTCGGTGTGAGGCGAAAGGCCTCCGTGCCCCAGCCGCCGCAGCAGCTCCTTGGTCTGCTTCGCCGCCTCGGATCTCCTCGTGAAACCGCCCCGTGACAGCTCGTGGCCGAGGAAGATGTTCTCGGCGATCGTCAGGCCGTCGACGACGTCGAGCTCCTGGTACATCGTCGCGATGCCGAGCTCGATCGCCGACTCCGGGTTCGGGATCTCCACCTGCTCGCCCTGCCATGAGATGACCCCCTCGTCGGGACGATGAACGCCCGCCAGGGTCTTGATGAGGGTGGACTTGCCGGCGCCGTTCTGTCCGAGGATGCAGTGCACCTCGCCGGGCGCCACATCGAGATCCACGCCCCGCAGCGCCTTCACGCCCGCGAACGACTTGGTCACGCCCTGGACGCGCAGCAACGCCGCACCATGGTCATCTTTGATCACGGCATGAACATAACATGAGCCCTCCGCTCCGTCGATGCTGCTGGGTATGCGTCGAGCCCCGGCTGCCCGTTGACTTTACGCGGACCGCGAGGAAAGCGCTTCTGCCGCAACTAATACAAAAGCTGTCGCTGACGACAGCGGTCTGCTACCTTGAGGCCCGTCAGCGTGGACGGATCGGTCCGTAGCCCGTTCTTCGACGGATTCACCCGAGCGCTGCCGACCTGCATCACATTTCAAGGAGGAAAGAATGCGCTCACACCTGAAGGCGCGCACGCGGCTCGTGCTGACCGGCACGGCGGTCGTCGCCGCCATCGGTCTGCTCGCCGGCTGCACCGGGACGGGCGCCGACGAGGACAGCGTCGTCGACCAGGGAACGACGACCGAGGAGAACGCGGAGTCGGGCGACACCGTCGTCATCGGCTTCTCGGGCCCCGCCGCCGACCACGGCTGGCTCGGTGCCATCAACTCGGGTGCCCAGGCGGCCGCCGACAGCTTCGATGATGTGGAGCTGCGCGTCGCCGAGGGGACGAACGATCCCATCGCCCAGATCGCCGCGGTCGAGACGTTCGTCAACGACGGCGTCGACGCCATCGTTCTCCTTCCGACCGACGGCGCCGCTCTCACCGAGGCCGCCATCGCCGCGATGGAGGCGGGCGTCCCCGTCATCAACGTGGACCGCGAGTTCTCGAGCCCCTTCGCCGCACGCTCGACGATCCTCGGCGACAACTACGGCATGGGCGTCAGCGCTGGAACGTACATCTGCGAGCAGCTCGGCGGCGAAGGCTTCGTCGCCGAGATCGCCGGCATCGACTCGCTGCCGCTGACGCAGGACCGCTCGCAGGGCTTCGCCGACGCGCTCGACGACTGCGGACTGAAGGTCGACGCCCGTGTCGCCGCGGACTTTACGGTCGCGGGCGGGGAGGCCGCAGCATCCCAGCTGCTGGCCGCGAACCCCCAGATCGACGCCATCTGGAACCACGACGACGACCAGGGCATCGGCGTGCTGGCCGCCATCGAGGCAGCCGGTCGCGACGAGTTCTTCATGATGGGCGGCGCGGGAAGCCGCAGCGCCATGGAGGCGATCGAAGCCGACGACAGCGTGCTGAAGGCGACGGTCATCTACCCGTCGACGCAGGCGGCCGACGGCGTCGCGCTCGCGCGTCTCATCGCCCAGTCGAAGACGATGGGCGACCTC
This region includes:
- a CDS encoding substrate-binding domain-containing protein, whose amino-acid sequence is MRSHLKARTRLVLTGTAVVAAIGLLAGCTGTGADEDSVVDQGTTTEENAESGDTVVIGFSGPAADHGWLGAINSGAQAAADSFDDVELRVAEGTNDPIAQIAAVETFVNDGVDAIVLLPTDGAALTEAAIAAMEAGVPVINVDREFSSPFAARSTILGDNYGMGVSAGTYICEQLGGEGFVAEIAGIDSLPLTQDRSQGFADALDDCGLKVDARVAADFTVAGGEAAASQLLAANPQIDAIWNHDDDQGIGVLAAIEAAGRDEFFMMGGAGSRSAMEAIEADDSVLKATVIYPSTQAADGVALARLIAQSKTMGDLVTPSIPNRIVLDAPVVTKDNVDQYIDLSFQ
- a CDS encoding ABC transporter permease, which gives rise to MSEQTTQGTAGVPTASEAPPPAGAPDTERASGLRRFLSGSIGRNLGLVVALLLLVIVGAITAPDTFLSVSNTLTILRQASILGVVAIGMTLVITAGGIDLSVGSVAGLASVVAALAVIQDLADQLHWAVMIVIALLVGVAAGLINGIVIAYGKVVAFMATLAMLIAARGLAEVLAERRTLQVGDRSFIEFMNLDIIGVDMLIWIFAIVAAIGWVVLNRTTFGRRTVAIGGNREAARLAGINVRRHTMWLYAISGLCAGIAGIMFLGRTTAGTSTHGTLLELDAIAAVVVGGTLLVGGRGTITGTVFGVLIFTTLTNVFVQNNLNSSIQAVVKGVIIVVAVLLQQRFARPTGRAT
- a CDS encoding ROK family transcriptional regulator — translated: MELFQLLRDGTPRTRAQLAKSTGLARSTIAARVDELMRMGLIMPVAEAASTGGRPPSQFALNPSARVVLAADIGASHTTVAVMDLTGAILGKRSEELPVAEGPVPVLTRMLDAATGLLDELGRDIRSLVGIGIGVPGPVEHSTGRPVNPPIMPGWDRFDVPGWVQQHLEVPVLVDNDVNIMALGERATAWPATTHLMFVKVATGIGAGVISGGELQRGAQGVAGDIGHVQVARGSDVPCHCGNRGCLEALASGPAIARTLRAQGVAADSAKDVIALVKGGNLDAIQAVRQAGRDIGEVLTACVSLMNPSVIALGGSMARVGEHLIAGVREVVYTRSMPLATEHLAIVQSAAAENAAVIGAGMLAIDHALSPDAFHSLAG
- a CDS encoding sugar ABC transporter ATP-binding protein, producing the protein MTKSFAGVKALRGVDLDVAPGEVHCILGQNGAGKSTLIKTLAGVHRPDEGVISWQGEQVEIPNPESAIELGIATMYQELDVVDGLTIAENIFLGHELSRGGFTRRSEAAKQTKELLRRLGHGGLSPHTEVGSLSAANKQIVSMARALSHDIKLIIMDEPSAVLDTEEVKNLFHVVKELTAEGIAVVYITHRLEEIRQIGDRITVLKDGRSMASGLPVAGTPTPELIRLMTGREVANVFPPAAPVAADAPVVLEVADLGLAGVFADVSFSVRAGEIVGLAGLVGSGRSEILETVYGARRSTAGSVAVGGRTLPRGSVVAAVDAGIGLSPEERKSQGLVLDEPVYFNVTLASMRRFAKGGFLDERGARAAARAQIESLELRPADPDRPTITLSGGNQQKILLARWLVHGTKVLLLDEPTRGVDVGARAEIYALIRELAAAGNAIVVVSSEIEEVLGLADTVLVIADGRILQTLPAAQIDEHGVLDLVMKGTAA